The following is a genomic window from Trichomycterus rosablanca isolate fTriRos1 chromosome 24, fTriRos1.hap1, whole genome shotgun sequence.
GTGCTGACATTGACCCCACACATTGACACTGACGCAGTCAAGTGACCTCTTCAGtctaaaactaaactaaaattaAAAGCAGGCCTGATTTTCAAACAATTATTCTTCAAAATGGATTAATTCCAAgtctgtttaaaatgtttgcatTTCCAGTGCCACTGTCATGACAACCCCAATTTTCACAAATGATCAACTCCAATGAAATTATAAAGTCATTACTGTATAAAAGTTCCTACAATAAACGTTGTCCTTATCACACAACATAAAGTAATTACCATTTATAATATCTTGAATACTATAAAACAACACAGCTGGTAGTTGAGCCTGAGCAATATAGTAACACAGGTCAGTTAGTCTAAAGTCGTATTTCATACGCATACAAAACCTCCACAAATAAGACCAGACTAGATTTAACCAGATCCCTCGGCTGCCTTCTCATTTGACAGGCCCTCGTCAAGGGCAAAAAGTTGCAATGACAAAACAGGAAGCAGAACAGGTCTTGTACCTATCAACATGTGTGATTCATGCGTTTGGCACAAGCTGTCCTGTAACACTGATCTGGCCTTAACGCCTCTATCTGAAATCAGACCCTGATCAGTACATCAAAAAACTTTAGATCAGTGGTTTGGCAACACCGTAGTCCATCTTCCTCCTGGCTGGAACGCTGCCAGTAGTAATGAGGCAAAACATGAGCGCGTGGGTGATAAAACAGGCAAAACAGCAACATCTTTGTGTTCCAGAAAGATAGTCCATGTTTCACAGAGAGAAATAAATCGGATTAATACATCAGGACATCAGATTTATAAATAAgtctgtttattttttcctttagAGGCTAAACTACACATAGTACTATTCAGTGTAGCTAGGACTGTGTTAAATACTTTTACACATAACAATATACTGCTCTCTCAGTGCATTTTGCTTGTTCTATACCACAGCAGAGAACATCTAATATTTCTTCTTGAACTTGCCTTCATTTTTAGATAGGACACAGAAAACAGGTCAAAGATTAAATAGTACAATGTAAACATTTctgataaatgtaaaataaaataataaaaaaaacaagaacaataCAATATGAAAACAAAGTGGCATCACTTCCCTGTGTGATCTACAAAACTTTGATGACATACTGACTCCAGAGTTTTATGATTTTCAGGCCAACCATGATGCACTTGCTACATTTATTGTGTAATCACAATGGTGTATAAcatcttatatattatataacaaTAAAACTTTTCATTTACTCGCCCAGCAGCCAAAGTTTCTGAGGCCCACACCCACAGCAATCTTGTCTGATAGGTATACATGTACAAGGAACAGGAAAGTCTGTGTTTTAGGTCAACCAATTGTACTAGATGTGAACGTGGCTAGATATACAGGTTTAAATAAACTTTGTGGGAGGTTAAATGTTAGAATTACTGTAACTagctaaacagaataaaaacaatgaacaatCATTGCAATCAAAATGAAAGAATAATTAGAGTGAATGTTATTTTTGGCCAATGGTAAGAAAATGGCTTCAGATAAAAATGCTTTGTCTACTTATTCGTTATCATTCGTGATAATAGAATATTACAAAAAGGAATGATTTTTTAATTCCTTAAGGGAGGTAGTACTGGGGACTGCCCTATTCACAACAGCATATTAGCAGTTAATCAAAGACTAATGCACTTTAACAGGCTTTAAAATAGccgtttttattattacaatttttcGCAATGCAGAACTGTGAGGGCTGCACTTCAAAAAGCAATGACAAACACAAAGCATTTGCCATGTTTATTTCATTCATGGGCAATAAGGGGCATCCTAAACAGAAAAGTTCCATGTTATAACcttatttattactttacaATCAATACAGTTATCTAACTTTATAGGTCTTATTCAGTTCAATAGGTCAGTAAAAATATCAGCCACCCACAAAGTCTCAGAATTCATGTTAGAGGTAGTCAAACACAAGGAAGGAGTCCCTGTTTATCCAAGCCAAGTTAGTATGTTATCGCTGCTGGCTTGTGTCCGTAAGGAAAGATCGAATCAAATAGTGTTTGCTTAAAATGCTTGAGCAAAAACAGGCGTGTGTTATGGGTGCATTTCCAGAATAGAACGCTTTTACATTGCAGATATTGTCCACACACAATAATGAACACAAATGCTACATTCAGGCCATTCCTATGTAACATGCACATTGTGAGCAGAACTGACTGCCATTTTTACAATCATAATCAGATGAATACAATaagacaggacacacacacgcacacacactagGGCTAGCATGGTTTTGATTTTAATTACCACGTAGAAATTAAATGTATGAAttactggattttttaaattaaattgcatTGCATTGTTGGCATTTTTCCCACCAGTGTTttaacaaatccaacattatgcGCTGGAAGTTGCTTGAagtttttattacaaatagtcCGTATCAGCAGAGCAACGTAAACCAGCCAATTTTTTATTGCACCCATATTCATCCTAAATATTTATCTTTTCTTATTGGTTTATGAAATAGTTTAACATTTGCAGGTGTTTTTAATCTTATTGTTCTTTATGTTCTGccttgtgtatatataattgtgtatgtatgtatgtgtgtatgcaggACATTACAGCAGAGCCATGCATGACTATCTGAAGACTACAGTAGAACACGTTTGTTAAAACAATCAAAGCAATTGCATCATATTAATTTATTCAATCATATTAGGTAACTTCTTTATCCTAAACTGGGTGAAATCAGGGaacccacacatacacctaGAACATCTAAATTCCTCACAAACAGTGACTGGAAACAGGGACTGACCCCTGGTTCCCAGGATCCTGATGCTGTGCAGCACTCGCACTACCAGTTGTACCACCATGCCACCAAGTGCATCAAATGCTCAAGTCAGAATACAGATTCAACTTGTCTTGTATACATCCATgctgtcatttattttatgaacAGTCCCCCAAGGGCTACCATTCACACACCCGTTGTCCCCATATTTACTGCACACAAAGGCAAACATGGCAGATTCTTGTGCAAACCCCTTCCAACTACTGTTACAGTAATAAAGAGGGAACAAAAAGATGGACACCAAGTTAGGTAAAAAATTAAATCTTTCAGTGGCTTCTCTACTCATAAGCACTACAAAAATTTTACTCATTGCAGCTTTTAAAGTCATTTTACATTGTGTTTGAAATGGCTGTGAGTTTGTAATCAGTGTTAACAAATTCCTAGTTCAGTTATAGCAAATTATATGTTACTGCAGTAATGATTCTTTGTTtgataaaaactaataaaatcaagtaaaataaataaaaactgaccATTATTATAGTGTTTCAGAAACTTTGGAGTTACCATGACagccctaacacacacacacacacacacacacacacacacacacacaatttgcaGACAACatttaagagcattagtaatCCAGGAGGCTAAACAGCATAAATTTTCAACTTCATGCCTATTTATTCACAATGGAATAGTCAGATTTCAATGGAATATCCTTCACTAACAATAAGGCTAAAACACTTGGCCTTGTCATACTTCATATTTCATGTTCAACACAACACAAATGCTCTACTGACTCACTGTCCCAATAACTTTACCCAAAAGCTCTGCAGCATGCTATTGGCACAGAAGCAGGTCACAGAAGCAGCTTTAAAGCCATACCTGACTTAAAACACagtttgtataaaaaaaaacactgaataaaACGAGGTATCAGACCAGCTCATACCAATTAACTGCACCATAGCATCACTTAAAACACTTTCACAAAACaagaaactaaaaataaaacattatttctaAGACTTTACTGTCCAGAGGAACCAGTGCCTTCAAAGCAGCACTTTCACTCCAGAATTGTGCTTTCATTTTGAGAACAAAACACATACAAATATCAGTAACTGACTTATGTAACTTAccctacttaaaaaaaaaactagggtAAAACTAAAATAACTGCTTAAAAACAGCAGAAAGGTCTTTTAGGTTTCCAGGCAGTAACTGCGGGGATAATGGTTCTCTTGTTAAATGAAGCACTGTCTATGTCCTTTACACTTCACCTTATACAAGATCTAAGTGCGTTTTCTTCTTGCTGTCATCTGACCAGTCTAGGCTAGAGCTGGAAGCCTCAGTCTTTCGACTGGTTTCACTGTCCACAAACTCTGGATAAATGGTCTTTGTGGGCCGCTGTGGAAGCAGGAAGTAATGAGTTGTGCTTGCCTTTTTACCATTTTCCATTATAGGTAAAATGCAAGGTGAGCCTTCACTGTTCTGCCTCTGTAGACTCCGTCTTACGTATTTGGGGTCTGGGGCAAAACTCTGAGTGGGTGGCATAATCCCGTTGAGGTAAATAGGTAAGGTTTTTTGACTAGGAGCTTGAGATATACTGCTGCACAAAGGTTCTCTTGGAGGTACTTTTGGAGGTCTGTCATCGTCACTACCAGTTCTTGCTGAAACCTCAGCTGACCAGCGGCGGTAATCACCAGTCTTAGCTGGCCTCGGGGGAATGGGGGCTCGGGGAGGGATTtcaggtttatcctggtcatgtgTTTCCCGCTGGTGACAGGATAGGCGAAGTAAGGCAGAGTGTTTGTTGTAGGAGCCTGCGGGGCCTGAATGTGAGCGGCGAAGCTTGCGCTGGGCACGGTCCTGCTGCTGTTGACACGCCAatctctgctgctgctgctgctgttcttGTAGTTCCTGCTCCCTCTGCTCCTGAAGAAGGTTTTCTTGAGACTCGTGTTCCTGCTTTTTCTTTGACTGCTGCAGTTGCTTCTTCTGAGGGGGCACTGGTCCTTCAAAATAGGCATAATTGATCTGTCCACAATCCCGAAGACTCTTTCGGCTGTGCATACCATAGCGAAAGGGGGAAGGTTTTGGACAAGAATCAGAAACCAAACAACGACTATCATCTCCATTATAAAACTCAACATCGCTGTCAACAGTCTGGTCAGAAGATAGCTCTGCAGAGGAAGGGAGTGGGGGAAGAGGCTTAGCTGCCCGGCCTGGTGTCTGAGGTGGGTCTGATACAGAGAGACGATGGAAGCCAGGGGCAATCTGGTCATCTTTAACAGTGCTAGTGGCGTGAGGGTCAAGTTTGGAGGATAAAGTGAGCAGTGTGGGTCGAGACTTTTCAGGCAGTAATGGCTGGGCTGCAGGACTGTGGATGGGATGGGAATGGAGTTTCTGTtctgtacaaaaaaagatagaacaGTAGGTAAGAGCAGAATGTATACCATATTGGTTCTAGTTTAAAGTACCTCTTTAGCATTTTAcatctttttttacattttcatttagtaCAATCTGcactaaaatgttttattaccaAAGACACTTGAAGTGCATAAGAATGAGGGTTTGGCTTACTGTTTGCTGAGAAAAATGAAGGCAGCGGTTGGCGGGATTGGACATTGCAATTCACAGAAGGTTCAAGGGTGAAGTAGaagctaaaaacaaaaaaaacaaaagaacgtTTTACATTTGTGCTTGTAGACAGGGTTTATGAAGTGTTTCAGTTAACCACCCCTATTTGTCTGAGATTACTATGCAAACTTCAGAGTCACACAACACCGATCCATCTTCAAATCTCACCTCACAATAACATGTCAACAGGCCATTGTATCAGTTCTGAAGCACTCACTTGTCAAGATCATGGTCGCATTTCCAGGAGGGCTTGGCTCTGGACATGCTATGACATTGGCTGCTACGCAGGAAAAGGCTTTGTGGGGGTAAACAAATCTCCTGGGCAGACAAGCCTGCTATGGACATGCTCCAGCTGCAATCGAGTCGCATTCACGCCAGAAAACGCTCACTTAACTAGCAGTTGTTGTGCTGTACCTGAAACACAGTCAAGGGGAAAGAGCATGACTTATTtttcatttgtaaataaataggcCACTAACAGAATTAAACTTTCATTTGGACAAAGCACAAGGTGATGCATCTTTTTCCCTTTCCTTTTTTTAAGAGTTTTTGAAAAATCATTCCAACATTTTTGTGCAGATATTCCCTTCAAAAAAGAAACCTAGCCTGATCTCTCAgctaaatgtttaattattgaAGCAGGACAATCAGTGAGAAAAGCAAAGTAGCCCTGctgcttttctttttctttttttcattgtaCTGCTTCCAGCCTTATCTGTCACTAATTAAAGCACTGTTGTTGCCTTGTGCAGCAGGCCCTCTACTCGAGGtctttctgaaaaaaaaaagaagcacatTGAGCAACCACCAGCTCAGGAATGACAAGCACTCAGTCGTACTAGACTTGAAGATACTTGATGAAAGGCATCCAAATGAACACTCTTGTAGTTGACACCAAAGAAACAGACGATTTAGGAGTCTCGTTTTATCTCTTTCTGAGGGTGGAGTTTTTTCTGCACCACCAAATGTGAAAtttagtgttttaaacacaATACTTCAATAAAAACAGTTTCAGTTAAAACCTAATTATTGTCTCTTGATTTGCTTCTACATTAACCTGATAAGGAGATTAGCATTTCAGAGGTATTTTCACCCTTGGCCCAAAAACTTGTGTCTGTACCCAGGATTAATTATGGGTTTGTTTGAGGTAGACGTCATCACTGCAGGCTTGTCTTTATATAGTCAAGTACCTTTCTAACTGGGCTTGTGcaatttttactttgtttttacattttagtcaTTTGGCAAAAATCTTTGCCTTAGTTAAAAGTCCCTATTGGTAGAGTCCAATACAAGCAGTTTAGAATTAATGTTTACGTGGCAGCTTGGCAATAAAGGGGATTGAACCTCAATTGATAGTCCAGTAAGTTAACCACTAAGCCATGTACATGCAACAGATACACCCCTTTATTGATCTTGTTAATGATTATTTAATTCATGCATCATTTGTTTACTTGTTACTAATGTTAATGATTTTTAAAGCTACTTGCTTTTAGTAAACCACATATGATGGCCTTATTCTGTTTAAAGGTTGAAAACACATTGAATTTTATCTGCAGGTCACCCACATGTGTACCTTAAGTAACCATTTTCAGGGCTTTCAGATAATTATGCAAAATAGTTACATTTGCTTTgcacaatagtatttatttggttattttaatatctttATCCAGGTCGGAGTTGCCTAGAAACAATTTCAGGTAACACATTCAGATTTTGGCATGTAGAAGGAAACCAGAGAACCAAAAGGAAACCTTGTCTGCATGAGCTGTGTGGtaccaacactacctgctgttcCACTGTGCTGCATTCACACATAGTTTGTTATGTTAAAGTATCAACTTCACACTCCAAGGCAACCTATAGGGTGGCCTTATATAATACACCTTCTGTTATATAACAAACCAGGTTTCAACTCACAAGGCATCAATTGAGCGTTTAGGCAGTTCTACCTGGGTTTTTTAACAAGCCTTTTTTTATTCCTGCAAATTATCTGGACTTCTTATGCACAGTTCTCAGCAAACATGTTACACACATGCTTTTACACTGCATAAACTATTAAGCTTCTGAGAAAACACTGAACCCAAGTGATTTTAGCAGGTTTAGCAGGTGATTTTAGTGATTAAGATATACAAAGAAGTGAAAGCATGAGAAACAAAACCCCTCATTTTATCCTGCACGCTGTTAACCTTGCACACAGTCACTCCACATAGAGCAACCTGATCCATGATAATGAACCCCACGGAGTGAGTGCTTCCTCTCAGAACAGGTGCAAGGCGTACCAAGCGTGCAGTGGTCAGTAGAGACATTCACACTGGTGTATTTATGGGCAGCGGAAGCCAGTGAAAATATGTTCTTCTGTTATTATGAAACAATGATATGGTGTGATGCAACACAGACTTGGCACAAGCTAAGGACAAGGCTGGAGGTTCCATGTGGGACGCAAAGAGCAAAGATGCAGTTACGAACTGCAGTTAGCTTATAAAGAAATTCTTAAGATGAGGATTGTAGACAATtagttattgtttattacatacATTTGTAATGCATACAGGTGGAATTTTAAAGGAAAGCACAAAACAAAGACTGATAATTCTTaattctgttaaagtccaggaCTGACAAGTGAATTTAGTAAAGTGACTAAACTTTAAACTGTgttaaaatgaatgaacagtTATACTTTTCCCAGTCTCTTAAATTTAGGAGTGATTCCAAAAATGTTACAGGTAG
Proteins encoded in this region:
- the errfi1a gene encoding ERBB receptor feedback inhibitor 1a, with product MRLDCSWSMSIAGLSAQEICLPPQSLFLRSSQCHSMSRAKPSWKCDHDLDNFYFTLEPSVNCNVQSRQPLPSFFSANKQKLHSHPIHSPAAQPLLPEKSRPTLLTLSSKLDPHATSTVKDDQIAPGFHRLSVSDPPQTPGRAAKPLPPLPSSAELSSDQTVDSDVEFYNGDDSRCLVSDSCPKPSPFRYGMHSRKSLRDCGQINYAYFEGPVPPQKKQLQQSKKKQEHESQENLLQEQREQELQEQQQQQQRLACQQQQDRAQRKLRRSHSGPAGSYNKHSALLRLSCHQRETHDQDKPEIPPRAPIPPRPAKTGDYRRWSAEVSARTGSDDDRPPKVPPREPLCSSISQAPSQKTLPIYLNGIMPPTQSFAPDPKYVRRSLQRQNSEGSPCILPIMENGKKASTTHYFLLPQRPTKTIYPEFVDSETSRKTEASSSSLDWSDDSKKKTHLDLV